The segment TCTTTCTCACTTGCCCGATGGGATCCCCGTTTTCCACGATGGAGAAGTTTCTCGCGATGATATCGCCCATGATCGACCAGTTGGGGGCTTTGTCCGACATCGGCACCACCTCGAAGTTCTGCTTGAAGCCAAAGGCGTTCTTTTTCTTGAGCATCAGCAGTTTGTTGCCGTCCTTGTCGCAGATATACACCTTGGGCAGCAAGAAGAACAAGAACTTGTTGCGCACGATATACAGGTCGTTCTTGGCCATATCGCGCACGAACTTCTTTTTGGTAAAGGTGAAGACGCTGCCTTTTACGAAATACAAATCGTTGCCCGCTTCGTCCTTGACGGTCGTGCCGGCACCCCACGAAATGATTTTGTTTTTGATGATATATTTCATATAGACCTCCCGTTTTGCGCACACGCATAATACATATTTTATCATATTCCTCA is part of the Clostridia bacterium genome and harbors:
- a CDS encoding LURP-one-related family protein — encoded protein: MKYIIKNKIISWGAGTTVKDEAGNDLYFVKGSVFTFTKKKFVRDMAKNDLYIVRNKFLFFLLPKVYICDKDGNKLLMLKKKNAFGFKQNFEVVPMSDKAPNWSIMGDIIARNFSIVENGDPIGQVRKNFNLIKDSFWLETTDERAPLMIAFIIAIDNYYDKLQNEER